ATCTTTGACGACGGCGTGACCCTGCGCCTGGACGAAGACCGCTACTTCATGACCACCACCACCGGTGGCGCAGCCAAGGTGTTGGACTGGCTGGAAGAGTGGCACCAGACGGAGTGGCCGGAACTCGACGTGGTCTGCACTTCCGTCACGGAGCAGTGGAGCACCATCGCCGTCGTTGGCCCGAAGTCGCGCGCCGTGATCGCCAAGGTTGCACCCCAGCTCGCCGAAAACGGTGGCCTGGAGGCTGAGAACTTCCCGTTCATGACCTTCCGCGAGACCACGCTGGCGTCCGGAGTTCAGGCACGTGTTTGCCGCATCTCCTTCTCCGGCGAACTGGCCTACGAAATCAACATCCCGTCCTGGTACGGACTCAACACCTGGGAAGCAGTTGCTGCCGCGGGTGCCGAGTTCAACATCACTCCCTACGGCACGGAAACCATGCACGTGCTCCGCGCCGAAAAGGGCTACCCGATCGTGGGGCAGGACACCGACGGCACGGTCACCCCGCAGGACGCCGGCATGGACTGGATTGTTTCCAAGGCCAAGGACTTCATCGGCAAGCGTTCCTACCTTCGGCAGGATGCAAGCCGCGAGGACCGCAAGCACTTGGTCAGTGTCCTTCCCGTGGACCACTCGCTCCGCTTGCCCGAAGGCACACAGCTGGTGGAGAAGGGCATCCCGGTCAACCCGGCTAACGGACCCGTCCGCATGGAGGGCTTCGTGACCTCCAGCTACCACAGCGCCGCGCTGGGCCGTTCCTTCGGCCTGGCACTTATCCAGAACGGCCGCAACCGCATCGGCGAGACCTTGGTGGCCTCGCTGGGAGACCAATTGGTGGACGTGGTTGTTGGCGAAACCGTACTTTTCGATGCTGAAGGGACCCGCAAAGATGGCTGAAACAGCAACCCCCGCAGAAACCGTGAACAGTGTTCGTGGGGCACGGCGCAGCCCGGCCCAGCACCTGGCTGAGGCGTTCACGTCCGGCTCAGTTCCGGGCACAGTGACACTCACCGAGATCCCGTACCAGGCCATGGTGGGCATCCGGGTTGACCGGACGTCCGACGCCGGTGCCCGCGTTGCGTCCGTGACCGGCGGCTTGCCTGCCGCTTGCGGTGAAGTGACGGGGACGGATTCCGTCAACACCCTGTGGCTCGGCCCTACCGAGTTCTTGGTGGTTGCACCGGAGGAAGCCCACGACTCCCTGGGCGGATCCTTGGTCAGCGATCTGACCACAGCTCTTGGCAACGATGAGGGTCAGGTTGTGGACCTGTCCGCCAACCGCACCACGTTCGAGCTCTCCGGCAGCCACGCCCGCGCGGTGCTCGAAAAGACGTGCTCGTTGGACCTTCACCCCCGCGTCTTCAAGGCCGGCACCGCCGTCTCAACGGAGCTCGCCCACATCCCCGTGATGCTGTGGAAGACCTCGGAGGAGTCCTACCGGATCTTTCCCCGTGCCTCGTTTGCCGATTTCCTGGGACGCTGGCTTCTTGATGCCATGCGGGAGTACGCCTCCCCCGAGGTCCCCTAATGGCACTGAGTGTGCTTGATCTGTTTTCTGTTGGCATCGGGCCGTCGTCTTCACACACGGTTGGCCCCATGCGCGCGGCAAAGCAGTTCACGGACGGTCTCGAATCGTCCGGCCAGCTTCCGGCTACGGTGCGCGTCCAGGCTGAGCTTTTCGGCTCCCTGGGCGCCACCGGCCGGGGCCACGGCTCAGACAAAGCCGTGGTGCTGGGGCTGCAAGGCCACTCCCCCGAGACTGTGGACACCACAACGGCCGACGACCAAGTAGCGGCGGCGGCACTCGACGCCGAACTGCGCCTGGGCGGCAACCACCGGGTGGACTTCAACTGGGACGAGGACGTGGTCCTGCACCGTCGCAAGTCGCTGCCTGCACACCCCAACGGCATGACGTTCCGCGCGTTGGACCACACGGGCGGCGTGCTCCGGGAACGCAGCTACTACTCCATCGGTGGCGGCTTCGTGGTGGACGGTGACGTCTCCGGCACCGACAAAGTGGTAGCCGATGACACCGTTCTCCCCTACCCCTTCACCACGGCGGATCAACTCCTGGCGATCTGCGAGCGCGAAGGCATGTCCATCTCGGACGTCATGCTGGCCAACGAACTGGTGTGGCGTTCCGAGGACGAACTTCGTGAGCGGCTGCTGGGCATTTGGGCCGTTATGCAGGAGTGCGTGGACAACGGCTGCTCTGCCGAGGGAATCCTGCCGGGAGGTTTGAGCGTCAGGCGACGGGCGCCGTCGTTATTCAAGAAGCTTTCCGAAACCGACGCGGACCTGAACGGTGCGCACTCTGCCGATCCGCTCCTCGCCATGGAATGGGTGAACCTGTTCGCCTTGGCCGTGAACGAGGAAAACGCCGCGGGCGGCAGGATCGTCACCGCCCCAACCAATGGTGCCGCCGGAATTGTCCCGGCAGTGCTGCACTATTACACAAAGTTTGTTCCAGGAGCCAACGACGACGGTGTCGTGCGGTTCCTGCTGGCGGCGGCCGCCGTCGGAATCCTGTTCAAGGTCAACGCGTCCATCTCCGGCGCCGAGGTCGGCTGCCAAGGCGAGGTAGGTTCTGCCTGCTCCATGGCCGCCGCTGGGCTCTGCGAGGTCCTCGGCGGAACGCCCGAGCAAGTGGAAAATGCCGCCGAAGTGGGCATCGAACACAACCTGGGCCTCACCTGCGATCCCGTGGGCGGGCTGGTGCAGATCCCCTGCATCGAACGCAATGCGATCGCCAGCGTCAAAGCCATCAACGCCGCCCGGCTTGCCCTGCACGGCGATGGCAGCCACAAAGTATCCCTCGACAAAGCCATCAAAACCATGCGCGAAACAGGCGCGGACATGAAATCCAAGTACAAAGAGACCTCCCGTGGAGGCCTCGCCGTCAACGTAGTGGAGTGCTAGCCATGACTGCCATCCAAACCGAAACCACTGCCGCCTCCACCGCGGAGACCACTGTGGAACACGTCCTCACTCTCGACTGTCCCGAAGGTCCCGGAATTGTGCATGCCGTGTCCGGCTTCCTGCTGGACCACGGCTGCGACATCATCGACAACAAGCAGTTCGGCGACCGCGCAGAGGGCCACTTCTTCATGCGCGTGCATTTCGCGTCCGACGGCGATGACTCCACTGTTGATCAGCTGCGGAACGCCTTCGCCCCAGTAGCAGAGAAGTACGGCATGAACTGGCAGCTTGAGCGTCAGGGCTACAAACGCCGCGTCCTGATCATGGTCTCCAAGTTCGGGCACTGCCTGAACGACCTCTTGTTCCGGGCACGGATCGGCGAGCTGCCCATCGACGTGGTGGGCGTGGTCTCCAACCACACCGATCATCAGGGCTTGGCGGAGTGGCACGGGATTCCGTTCTTCCACGTCCCTGTCACTGCTGCCACCAAACCGGCCGCCGAGGGGCGACTGCTGGAGATCATCGATGAACTGGACGTGGAACTCATCGTGCTGGCCCGCTACATGCAGGTCCTCAGCGACGACCTCGCCCGGAAGCTGGATGGCCGCGCCATCAACATCCACCACTCGTTCCTGCCGAGCTTCAAGGGTGCAAAGCCCTACCACCAGGCCTACGCGCGTGGCGTGAAAACTGTGGGCGCCACCGCCCACTACGTGAACGGCGAGTTGGACGAAGGGCCCATCATCGCCCAGCAGGTAGTGGAAGTGGACCACACGTTCGGACCGGACGATCTGGTAGCCGCCGGTCGGGACACAGAATGCAAGGCCCTCAGCAACGCCGTTCGCTGGCACTGCGAGGGGCGGATCATCCTGAATGGGAACAGGACGATCGTGTTGAAGTAGGGCTTGCCCCGCCGAGATCGCGGGTCAGCTGTGAATTCGCTGTTGCTGGCGGGCGAATTCGCAGCGGACCCGCGATTTCGCGTTAGACCGGGGCTACACCCGAGCCAGCCGCGTGGCCAGATGCAGCGCAGCGAGCCGGCCGTTCCCGCGTGGGTCACCGCCGCACAGCTCGAAGATCCGTTGCAGCCGGTGATGCAGGGACTGCCTTTCCAAGTGCAGCTCGCGGGCAGCCTGGGCCGTGTTGCAGCCCGTATCCAGCCACACGCTCAGCGTCCTCATGAGTTGGGACTTCTTCAGACGATCATGCTCGACGACGGCACCTAGCTGCCGCTGGACGAACCCTTCACGTGAGGCCGGGTCCAGTGTTTCCTGAGCCAGGAGCTCCACGGCCAAGGTGTCGGCATCCACAACGCCTTTGCCTGGCGAGGCCAGATCAAAGGCCCGGCGGGCCTCCGCCAAGGACCAGGGCGCCTCAGCAATCCCGATGCCCAACGGCCCCACAGCCACCCAGGATCCGGTGGGTACTTCCAGCCCATGCAAGGCTTCCACCAGCGCACGCCTGGTGGCGGCCCCCTCCCCCAAAGCAGCGAGTGCAATCAGCTCAGCGTTATCGGCGTAGCTCGCAC
This genomic interval from Paenarthrobacter aurescens TC1 contains the following:
- the soxG gene encoding Sarcosine oxidase gamma subunit (identified by match to protein family HMM PF04268), which codes for MAETATPAETVNSVRGARRSPAQHLAEAFTSGSVPGTVTLTEIPYQAMVGIRVDRTSDAGARVASVTGGLPAACGEVTGTDSVNTLWLGPTEFLVVAPEEAHDSLGGSLVSDLTTALGNDEGQVVDLSANRTTFELSGSHARAVLEKTCSLDLHPRVFKAGTAVSTELAHIPVMLWKTSEESYRIFPRASFADFLGRWLLDAMREYASPEVP
- the sdaA gene encoding L-serine ammonia-lyase (identified by match to protein family HMM PF03313; match to protein family HMM PF03315; match to protein family HMM TIGR00720); protein product: MALSVLDLFSVGIGPSSSHTVGPMRAAKQFTDGLESSGQLPATVRVQAELFGSLGATGRGHGSDKAVVLGLQGHSPETVDTTTADDQVAAAALDAELRLGGNHRVDFNWDEDVVLHRRKSLPAHPNGMTFRALDHTGGVLRERSYYSIGGGFVVDGDVSGTDKVVADDTVLPYPFTTADQLLAICEREGMSISDVMLANELVWRSEDELRERLLGIWAVMQECVDNGCSAEGILPGGLSVRRRAPSLFKKLSETDADLNGAHSADPLLAMEWVNLFALAVNEENAAGGRIVTAPTNGAAGIVPAVLHYYTKFVPGANDDGVVRFLLAAAAVGILFKVNASISGAEVGCQGEVGSACSMAAAGLCEVLGGTPEQVENAAEVGIEHNLGLTCDPVGGLVQIPCIERNAIASVKAINAARLALHGDGSHKVSLDKAIKTMRETGADMKSKYKETSRGGLAVNVVEC
- the purU gene encoding formyltetrahydrofolate deformylase (identified by match to protein family HMM PF00551; match to protein family HMM PF01842; match to protein family HMM TIGR00655), with the translated sequence MTAIQTETTAASTAETTVEHVLTLDCPEGPGIVHAVSGFLLDHGCDIIDNKQFGDRAEGHFFMRVHFASDGDDSTVDQLRNAFAPVAEKYGMNWQLERQGYKRRVLIMVSKFGHCLNDLLFRARIGELPIDVVGVVSNHTDHQGLAEWHGIPFFHVPVTAATKPAAEGRLLEIIDELDVELIVLARYMQVLSDDLARKLDGRAINIHHSFLPSFKGAKPYHQAYARGVKTVGATAHYVNGELDEGPIIAQQVVEVDHTFGPDDLVAAGRDTECKALSNAVRWHCEGRIILNGNRTIVLK